The sequence TCTATGGTCGACTGAAGTATGGTAAGGAATATAGGAAAGATGCGAAACCTGTAGATGTTAAAGATGATCATTATAGATTTAGGGCTATCTTTTATCTGCTGGCAGTAGATTTAGGCTATGATTTATTTGACGTAGACGCGTATGATAAGGTAAATAATGAATTACCGCAGTTACTTAGAGATATTGGATATAATTTTGACTGGATGGAATTTGAGATAGCACATTTGAACTTTAGGGAAGATTTCTGGCTGAATACAGCTATAAAGAATGGCAATGGTGAAATGGCCCAGTATGCACTTCTTTCGTTGGAGACAATAAATGGTTTTCACCATACATATAAAGCAAGTTTTGCCAGTTACTTAAGTACGAATTTGTACTTATCGAATATAAATAAATATTATTCTGTGCCATCGAGACCTATATATATGAAAGATGGTACGGGTACTAAGTGGGAACAAATAGAAGCTTATGGTTATAGCAAGCCAAGTAATACTGTTTCTTTAATGAGTAATACAGGGAATGCTATTCCTAGTAAGGGAAAGAGTAATTCTCTGCAACAATTATTTAAGAAAAATGACATTCCAAGTACCTTGACTGATGATGAGATAGCTGTGGACTTAAGGATACAGAAGGGATTTATTGGTGGAGGTGATAATGAGGGAACGCCTAAGACTACAGGTGCATATAATCCTAACCTTAGCATGGATATTGGTAATGGTTTAGGTAAACTAAATGGAAAATCAATAAATGTAAGTGAAAAAGGGTTAAATTTAGTAAAAAAACATATATCCCAGTTTGGAGATATTCCCGAAAACCAAGCGATGATAAACAGAATTGAGAGTGCATTAAAAAATGGGCAGCCTATTACTGGCGCTGATGCGAGTTTTTATATGCATGAAGTGGCAGAAGCTACAATGATGCAGAAGGGTATACCTTATGAAGTAGCACATGAGGCAGTATTACAGAAATATAATGTTTCACCATATAGTGTACATCACCCTGAAGTAATCCAACAGTTTTCAGAGTGGTTTAACCAAGGATTTAAAGATTTCTGGGGGTTAAAATAATGATTAATATCAACAATATAGGAAAATTGAAAAAATGCAGAGTATGGTTGGAAGAATTACCATTGTATGAATACAAGCCTGCTAAAGTATTGAGTTCAATATTAGAAACCTCTATTTGTATGAGTAGAGAAAACCAAAAAATAGCGATTGAAATATTTGTCGCACCAAGGTATTACGCATTTTTGGGAGCTGAATATGTTTATAAAGAATCAAATAATCTTGAGATTCATGTAAATGTTTCTAATGATTCTGGAGAGATTATCACTGAAACATTGGCGCTTCCTTCGGATAAAGTGCATCTAGGGATATCTAATGAATATGCTCAAACCATTCTAAATACGTCAATGGAAGTGTTTATGAAGCTAAGTGTCATTCCTTCTGGTATCTTAACTTTCAATATTGGTGGTTATAGTGATTATGGTTCAAATCAGGTTATATTTAAAAAAGTTACAAGTATTATAATTAGACTGCTTGTTAGCAATATAAAGAACACAGAGATAGATCAAATTGAAAATATAGTTAAGAATGAAGTAGACAAACCATTAACAGATATTTAATTGGTGAAAGGTCACACAGTTTCGTCTGATGTGGCCTTTTTCTTATCTATGCTTGACACAGAGTATTACGATGTGATACAATAAAACCAATAAGAAATACAGGAGGCGCAATAATGTCTACAGAAAAGAATAGTATGCTACGGGTAAGGCTTACACAAAGGCAGTCGGATGAGTTGGATGCTATTATTGATGAGCTTCAAGCACAAATGCCGGAAGCAAGTGTTACCACATCAAGCATAGCAAGATACGCTCTGGAGAAGTATGTGAGCGACCATATTGCCAAGCGTGATGGTACCAAGATTTTCATTGAAATCAACACTGCAGATGCCACAGAAGAGGACATAAAGAATCTCTACGACCTTCTTTCCAGGCTGTTTGACGAAACAAAGGAGAATTACTCACCAATGGTTCACTATATGGTTGGAGAGATTTTAGAGCCTGTGATGATGAAGATGGCAAGCATGATGAAGCTAAAAAAGCCGGGGGTGAAGGCAAGTGAGTAAGAAAAAGTACATTGTCCGCTGTCCTCATTGCAATCACAGAGTATTTGATGCCGATTATGCTGATGTTGAAGTCAAATGCCCGGTATGCAGGAAGGTTTTTGAAGTGAAGCTGGAGAAAAAGGCGGGATAAAAAGTGAATAAATCTGGCACAGAGCCACAAAGGGAGCGAATGACTCACCTATAGAGCCTGGCGGATAGTCTTAAAAACTATTTGTCAGGCTCTATTTATGTTCTCGGAGGAGGTGAGAATTTAAAAGTGACAATGATGGACGCAGCATTAAAATACGCAGAAGCCAATATCCCGGTTATACCTCTGCATTGGATTTGTGAGGATGGCTCCTGCTCCTGCAAGACAAGGAGTGATTGTGACAGCAAGGGAAAGCATTCGTTATATACCGGCTGGTACAATAATTCCACTACTGATGTTGAGCAAATAAGGAAATGGTGGACGAATGTAAATGTCAATAAAAATTTGGTTCTTTCCAAAGTTAGTTGAAATAAACGAAAAAACATGATAAAATAAATAAAAATCAAACAAAAGAAAAGAGATTATACCATGGATAAGTTTATTAAACAATTAGATCCAAACTTAGACTATATTAATCATGAAATAAATGATGGCAAATGCTATATAACAGTAGCTTCCAACCGCAAAGAAGTAACATGTCCATTTTGCGGCCAGTCATCATCCAGAATACATTCCACCTACAACAGAATTTTTCAGGACCTTCCAATACAAGGTAATAAGGTATTTATTATTATACGTAACAGAAAAATGTTTTGTGATAATCATGATTGTAGTCATACTACTTTTGCAGAAAGATTTGATTTTATCTCCTATAAAGCGAAGAAAACCCGTCGTCTTGAGGATGAAATTGTACGACTGTCAATAAATTGCAGTTCCGTTGCAGCATCAAAAGCTCTAAAGGAAAATGTTGTGGATATCGGTAAAAGTACAGTTTGCAATCTCTTAAAAAAAGAAACACTGGTTGTTGACAAAAAGACAGTAACAGTTGTTTGCATTGATGATTTTGCTATTAAAAAGCGAAAAAGCTATGGGACAATTATGATAGATATTTTTACGCATCAAATACTTGATATGATTGACTCAAGGGATTATGAGACTGTTTGCGAGTGGTTAAAAACATATCCAAATCTTAGTGTGATATCAAGAGATGGATCTGTTATCTATAATAATGCAATTGCAAATGCACACCCGGAAGCTTTACAAATAAGTGACCGTTTTCATTTACTGAAGAATCTGACTTCCTATATAACAGAGTATCTAAAAAAGAGATTAAAGCCGCAAGTTTTAATACAAGCTGTCAGTCAGGAAACTAAAGAGATAAAAACAATAAGACAGGCAGATGAAAACAGAAAACTTACATTGAAAGAAAAATATGAAAAGATAAAACAACTCCTATTAGAAGGAAAATGTAAAACAGAAATTTGCCGAAGCTTAAATATGGATATACGAGCTTATGATAAGCTAATGGCAATGACGGCTGAAAAAAGGGAAAAGTCATTCCAGACAAAAAAGATGATCATACATGAAGAAAGAGTAAAGCAAAAAATGGAACGTGTAAATGAGGTGCGGGAGTTAAAGGGAATAGGTTTGAGTAATAGAGAGATATCCAGGCGTACTGGACTTAATAGAAAAACAGTTAGTAGATATCTTGATGAAAACTTTAATCCGGTCCATGCTGCCTATGGCAAAAAGAGAAATGGGAAGCTGACACCATATATAAAAGCGATTGACGAATACCTTGAGAAAGGGATTATGGGTTCATATATTGAGGAAAAGATACGCGAAATGGGATATGAGGGTTCATCATCAACTGTGCGGGATTATATAACAGACTGGAAGAAGCGGAGAAAAAAATATTACGATAAAAGTAGGGAAGATGGGACAAAAACAGAAACAATAAAAAGAGAAAATATATTAAAGCTATTGTACCAACCAATAGAAAAAAGTAAAAATAATTAGTAAGAAACAATTTGAAATGATATGCAAAGAATATCCGTTTTTTTGAAAAGATATACAAAATAACATGGGGATTTAAGAGTATGCTAACTGATAAAAATATTGATGCTTTGGATAAATGGATGGAGGGAGCCAAAAATCTAAACATACCGGAGATAAACAGTTTCATAAATGGGATTGAACGAGATATGGAGGCTGTAAGGAATGCGATAAAATATGAATATAGTAATGGGCTTGTAGAAGGGTGCATTAATAAACTGAAGGTAATAAAACGAATTATGTATGGCCGTTGTAGTTTTGAAACATTAAAAACCAAAATTCTCCGGCTCGAAAAAATGAGGTTATTCAACTAACATTGGAAAGAACCGTGAAAATGCTCAACCCATACGAATAAGATTTAGAACAATATCACTACCTAACAAATTGAGATTTCATGTAGAAGGAGTGTTTTCAGAAAATATATCATCGGAAGAAACAGGTTTTTCAGGTTTCAATACAGATGGTTCTATTAATCTTGACGATTTAACTATAAAAAAATCTGCATGGGTTGCTCGTTATAATGTATGGGATCGGAAAGGGTGGAAGTTTTAAACATGCAATAAAATGATTCTACTCCTTGGCGATAATTGCAAAATAATATTCAAGGAGGAAATTTTATATATTAACATTGCAAAAAGAGCGAATAAAAAATAATTACGGGGAATAACTTCCAAAGTGCCGCAGATGACAGTGCGCACCTAAAAGATATATTTAAGGCTATTATTCAAAAACTGAGTCCCAATTTTTTGGTATCATGATACCTTTTTATCCTGCGGCGGCTGCTCCATATTGAATACGAAACGTTTGTCAAGATTATATTTTATAATATATCCGATGGTGAGACCTATTAAAGCGCCCAGGTATTTGGCATATTGATGGTTGAAAATACTGTCGAATATAAGCTCAAAAGACCAAAATATAGCTGTTGTAAATACACCCATAAAGGAATACATGATGAATTTTCCGGTATCTTCGGATTTACTTTTTGTTTTATAGTTAAAAATATATTTTTTATCGAGAATATACTTTATTATCAATCCTACCAATGTACCCATACAAATTGCAGCCATGAGGACAAGGTTAAGATTGAAAAGTCCCAGAATACTTACATTTTCAAAACTTTTCAAAAATACAAGGTAATCGAAGAACATAAGACACAGTTGTTGTGTTACAAGATTTCCTATTGTTGATATTGCTACAAATAACGCATATTTTATAGCAAGCTTAAACAACTTAATCCCGCCAATCTTTTTAGTATCGAAGTAGCAAAAGTATGCTGTTTTCAATATGATTTTAGGCTGCTGACAGGTATTTGTCAATAAAGAAAAATAAATGGAAGAGTGATGCTTTATGTCCTTTAAGTGCTGCATAGCTTTGATATAATATATGTATACACTTGTGTATAATTAAACTGCTGAAGGCGGAAACGGGAACGGTTGTTCTGAAAATGAGGAGGTGGTACTGATAGACTATTCGAAACTGAGCAAGGAAGTGGCTTATGCTTTGCGTCATGCCCCGTGGGAATACGGATTGGAACTGGATGCTGAAGGCTGGGTTGATATTAATCAGTTGCTATCCTCTTTACATGAGTGTGAAAAATGGAAGAAAGTAAGTGAACATGATTTGCATGTGATGATAGAGAAGTCCGATAAAAAGCGTTATGAGATTTCGAACGGAAAGATTAGGGCATTGTATGGTCATTCAATTCCACAAAGAATAATAAAAGAACAGAAGTGTCCACCGGAAGTATTGTACCATGGGACAGCCAGGCGCTTTGTTAAATCAATAAAAGAAAAAGGCCTTCAGCCTCAAGGACGACAATATGTTCACTTATCGGCCGATGTAGAAACGGCTTTGCAGGTCGGTAAAAGACGAGACATTAAACCTGTATTGCTGATAGTAAATGCCCTTGAAGCTTGGTCTGAAGGTATAAAATTTTATCTTGGAAATGATAAAGTATGGTTGGCTGACGCTATTCCAAGTAAATATATTCGTTTTGAGTAGATTTGAAAGCTGCCGATTTCAGATAATGTGTTTCTTTTTACTATAGATGAGATATTCCAATAATGAGACCTTTTATACTTTAAAATCCAAGTAAGTTTTTAGATATTGGCAACGTAATTGATGTCACAACCACAATAGTGTATGTAAAAACATAAAAGTAATTTGCAAACTACTCAACATATAACATTTCGATGTAAATTATTATAAAGGATGAAAAAGGGGATGTATGTGCAGGAACAAATATGGTTGGGAGAATTTATAGCAAAATCTTTTTTCATTATTCTGAGAATTTTTTTGCTGTTGATAGTTATTTTTCTAATTATCGAATTTATCTCAAAATTAAAAGATAAAAAGGCAAGAGTAAATTCCGATAAATTTGTTCCTGAAAACCCGGAAGTTTTATGGGAATGCCCTGAATGCAGCAACAACAATCCAAATACAACTTTTACATGCAACCAATGCTGATATAGGATTCGATAGTATGTTTTGAAAATGATATGCTTTAAAGAATTATTCCTCCTCAACAATAAGGCTGGCATTTGTTATTCTATATGGGCTACTATAAATATTATGTTGCGGCGTATGATTAAAAAAGGAGCTGTGCGCTGTGATGACAGCGGGCGTTATAAGTTGTTCTCTCCGAATATTGACAAAGAGGAATCTGTTGTCTGCGAAACCAAAAATCACCTTTCTAAAGCGGCTCTGGTTATTGCAATAATATTTCTTCGATTTTTATTTCGTAATAAAATCAGTCTGAAGCTGCAGTATGCCTTGAGGATTCCGGTGCTTTTGCGGCTTTTATTGCTTTTCACTTTTGGAGAAAGTACTTTAAGTATTATGAATTGGATTGAGTTCCAAAAAAGCAATACCGCCATGCAGATTTCTCAGCTTGGGGAAATGTCGGAATATTTACATTACCAACTACCAAATAAGATGTAAAAACAGATAATATGATATAGAAACGAAGCATGATGGAGAAATAGATACAAAAAAAGACTTTGTTTATCTCCCTGACACGGCAAAAAAATAAAAAATTTAACAAAAACCTATTGCTAATTTTTCTTTTATAGCGTAGTATAATGTTAGTTTTTCCACAAAATAGTCTATAAAATATTTATATTTATAAAAAATATAAAATATTATACAGAATATACAGATAAAGACTTTTGAGGGGAGATGCACAAATGAAAAAGAAGGTTATGCTAAAGCAAAAGCTTTTAAGGGTATCTATTATTTTAATTGCATTATTTACAGCCGCGATTTTTTTCGTCACAAACATGAAGGTTACAAATTTAGTGGAGAAAAGCATAGCAGCAAAATTGGACAACATTTCAAGCCTTGGGCTTGATATTATTGAAACCAAATACAGCGGAGATTGGAATGTGAAAGGTGGAAGGCTGTATAAAGGAGAGAATTTGATTAACAATGATTCCCTGATTTTAGACGCAATTAAGGAGAAAACCGGAGCAATCGCGACTGTATTTCTTGGAGATGAAAAAATTGCCACAAGCGAGCTTGACAGCGACGGTATAAGGCCAATCGGGGGCAAGGCGTCAAGTGAAGTGGTTGAAAGTGTTTTGCAAAAAGGTGTTGTATATACAGGAACAGAGAATATTCTTGGCGAAACATATGCCGTAAAATATGTGCCTTTAAAAGACCGCAGCGGTGAAGTTTTAGGAATGTGGTTTGTCGGTATGCCAAAAAGCAATATTGGCAGCAAGGACAGCCAGATACTTATCATGAGGATTTCAATTGTTGTTATTTCCGTATTGTGCGGTATATTGGGCTGCGCATTGTTAATGCTTTATGTAAAGAAGTTTTTAAACGATATAGATACCCACAAAGTTTCATTCCTTGAATCCAATTCAAGCGGTAATAAAACTCAGCGCAAAGTTGTAATGTTATCATTATTCCTTATAGGCACGTTTTTCCTGATTTGGTTTACTGTACAGGGCTTCACAATCGGTAATGTGGTCAACAACCTTGAAGACAGTAATATAAAAGACAGGCTGAATGCGTGTTCACAACTGGGAGAAATGTTAATTAATGAAATGCATAAAGGGGAGTGGACAATTAAGTTTAACAAACTTTATAAGGGTTCCCTTCTTTTGAATGATGACACTTCAATAGCGGAAAAAATTAGTTCCGATACAGGATTGCTTTCAACTGTTTTTATGATGGACACAAGAATTGCAACAAACATTTCAAAGGATGACGGCACAAAACCCATAGGAGCCAAGGCTGCGAGTGAAATTGTAGAGACTGTCTTAAAGCAGGGCAAGGAATATATCGGAGAAATCACTGTTGCCGACAAGAAATGTATAGAAAAGTATGTTCCGATAAAAGACAGCACCGGCCAGACAATCGGTATGTGGTCCATAGGAATCGAGAGGAAGGTAACTGCAAGACAAATAAGGGATTTAAGAAAGGCTATATCTCAAATAAGCTTGTTGGCTATATTGGTGTCATTAGGAGCGTTTTTATTCCTGTCGGTAAGATTCGTATCGGATATAAGAAATTATAATGTATGTCTGAGTACAAAAGTCAGTGAAGAAAGTTCTTATTGATTTTGTTTGGAAGATGTAATAAATGAAAATGTAATAATAAATAAAGCTTTAAACTTAAACACAAGCCGGATGGTAAAAAAGTTAAAGTATTGGAATTTGAATAAAAAGGGGTTTTGAAAATGGCACAATTATATGATATGCCTTTGGAGGAATTAAAAAAATATAAGCCTGCGCTTACAAAACAGAAAGATTTTGATGAGTTTTGGGAAAAAAGCCTTAAAGAGCTGGCTGAAATTCCTTTAAAATATCAACTTATACCTTATGATTTTCCGGCCCGGAGGGTAAAAGTTTTCAGAGTTGAATATCTTGGTTTTAAAGGTGCAAATATTGAAGGGTGGCTTGCCGTTCCCGAGGGAGAAGGGTTGTATCCCGGGCTTGTACAGTTTCACGGATACAACTGGGCGATGGATGGATGTGTTCCCGATGTGGTAAATTGGGCTTTGAATGGATATGCCGCATTTCTTATGCTTGTTCGGGGACAGCAGGGAAGAAGCGTGGACAATATTGTGCCCGGCAGCGGTCATGCTTTGGGATGGATGTCGAAAGGTATTTTGTCACCGGAGGAATATTATTATAGAGGAGTATATATGGATGCGGTTCGTGCTGTTGAAATTTTGGCTTCGCTTCCTTGTGTGGATGAATCGAGAATAGGAGTGACAGGGGGCAGCCAGGGTGGAGGACTTGCACTGGCGGTGGCTGCTCTGTCCGGCATACCGAAAGTTGCAGCCGTGCATTATCCGTTTCTGGCACATTTTGAGCGTGCCATTGACGTTGCGCCGGACGGCCCTTATCTTGAAATTAACGAATATTTAAGAAGAAACAGCGGTGAAGAAATAGAAAGACAGGTAAAGAAAACCCTTTCCTATTTTGATATCATGAATCTTGCTCCCCGTATAAAATGCCGTACTTGGATTTGCACTGGTCTTGTGGATGAGATTACTCCTCCGTCAACGGTTTTTGCAGTGTACAATCACCTCAAATGCCCAAAGGAAATTTCGGTATTCAGATATTTTGGGCATGAACATATGCCAGGAAGCGTTGAAATCAAGCTGAGGATACTTATGGATGAGCTGAATCCGTAATTTTCAATCCGGCGATGCCAAGCTAAATAACTTTAAAATGGACAGTTGCAAGCTGATAAAAATAATATGAAAAAATCTAATATAAAATTTAAAATGTTTACATGATATTATCTAAATATATTATCTCAATGGATTGAAGGATATTTTTCTTTCAGTGCGAAATAGTAATTTTAATTGAGAAAAGAGCAGAAATAACGAGATAAGTATATGTACATTCGATTAAAGCCCGATTTTGGCATGTCGATGTTGTTGAATGAAGTATTGTTTTGGTGATATATTAGTAAAGCTGTCGCTGATAGCACTTTAAGAGTTGAAAAACGGGCTTTATAGATGCCTGATTAAAATTTGGTTAAAAGTGTTAAGAAAAAAGTGTTGACAAACCGACAGCAACGTGCTAAAATGAAAATCCGCGCTGAGGGAACGAAGCGCGAAAGTTATGAAAGAAGCGATATGGACTTTGAAAAGTGAACAGTGTAAGAAGCGATTGAACTCGTCAAAGAATTTGAGATAAGAGATTAGAGCCGGAAGAGGCTATCTAATAAAAGTTTGAACTTTTTTTAGAGAGTTTGATCCTGGCTCAGGACGAACGCTGGCGGCGTGCCTAACACATGCAAGTCGAGCGGGGATATACGGAAGGTTTACCGGAAGTATATCCTAGCGGCGGACGGGTGAGTAACGCGTGGGTAACCTACCTCATACAGGGGGATAACACAGGGAAACCTGTGCTAATACCGCATAATATAACGGGGCGGCATCGTCCTGTTATCAAAGGAGAAATCCGGTATGAGATGGGCCCGCGTCCGATTAGCTGGTTGGTGAGGTAACGGCTCACCAAGGCGACGATCGGTAGCCGAACTGAGAGGTTGGTCGGCCACATTGGGACTGAGACACGGCCCAGACTCCTACGGGAGGCAGCAGTGGGGAATATTGCGCAATGGGGGAAACCCTGACGCAGCAACGCCGCGTGAAGGAAGAAGGCCTTCGGGTTGTAAACTTCTTTGATTGGGGACGAAGGAAGTGACGGTACCCAAAGAACAAGCCACGGCTAACTACGTGCCAGCAGCCGCGGTAATACGTAGGTGGCGAGCGTTGTCCGGAATTACTGGGTGTAAAGGGCGCGTAGGCGGGGATGCAAGTCAGATGTGAAATTCCGGGGCTTAACCCCGGCGCTGCATCTGAAACTGTATCTCTTGAGTGCTGGAGAGGAAAGCGGAATTCCTAGTGTAGCGGTGAAATGCGTAGATATTAGGAGGAACACCAGTGGCGAAGGCGGCTTTCTGGACAGTAACTGACGCTGAGGCGCGAAAGCGTGGGGAGCAAACAGGATTAGATACCCTGGTAGTCCACGCCGTAAACGATGGATACTAGGTGTAGGAGGTATCGACCCCTTCTGTGCCGGAGTTAACACAATAAGTATCCCACCTGGGGAGTACGGCCGCAAGGTTGAAACTCAAAGGAATTGACGGGGGCCCGCACAAGCAGTGGAGTATGTGGTTTAATTCGAAGCAACGCGAAGAACCTTACCAGGGCTTGACATCCCTCTGACAGCTCTAGAGATAGGGCTTCCCTTCGGGGCAGAGGAGACAGGTGGTGCATGGTTGTCGTCAGCTCGTGTCGTGAGATGTTGGGTTAAGTCCCGCAACGAGCGCAACCCTTGTCGTTAGTTGCCAGCACGTTAAGGTGGGCACTCTAGCGAGACTGCCGGCGACAAGTCGGAGGAAGGTGGGGACGACGTCAAATCATCATGCCCCTTATGTCCTGGGCTACACACGTACTACAATGGCTGCTACAAAGGGAAGCGATACCGCGAGGTGGAGCAAATCCCCAAAAGCAGTCCCAGTTCGGATTGCAGGCTGAAACTCGCCTGCATGAAGTCGGAATTGCTAGTAATGGCAGGTCAGCATACTGCCGTGAATACGTTCCCGGGCCTTGTACACACCGCCCGTCACACCATGAGAGTCTGCAACACCCGAAGTCAGTAGTCTAACCGTAAGGAGGGCGCTGCCGAAGGTGGGGCAGATGATTGGGGTGAAGTCGTAACAAGGTAGCCGTATCGGAAGGTGCGGCTGGATCACCTCCTTTCTAAGGAGTATAATGATACTACGGTGGGTATCATATATTCCAGGTCGGTCGGGTTCAATCTCTTACACTGTTTAGTTTTCAAAGCCTATGTCGGCTTTGAGAAGAATTGCAAATATAAATTTGCACCTTGAAAAATATATAATGCTGTAAAGCAAGATGAGAAAAGGGTAACAGGCATGACCGGAAGCTTAAAGAAGTGACCGGGATGCAAGTGACTCTTAGGATCTCATTAAGATGGTGAAAAGACATCACTTTAAGGAGGACCAAAGGAAAGGACCTGAGGTCAAGCTACTAAGAGCATAGGGTGAATGCCTCGGCACCAGAAGGCGATGAAGGACGTGGTAAGC comes from Acetivibrio thermocellus ATCC 27405 and encodes:
- a CDS encoding transposase — protein: MDKFIKQLDPNLDYINHEINDGKCYITVASNRKEVTCPFCGQSSSRIHSTYNRIFQDLPIQGNKVFIIIRNRKMFCDNHDCSHTTFAERFDFISYKAKKTRRLEDEIVRLSINCSSVAASKALKENVVDIGKSTVCNLLKKETLVVDKKTVTVVCIDDFAIKKRKSYGTIMIDIFTHQILDMIDSRDYETVCEWLKTYPNLSVISRDGSVIYNNAIANAHPEALQISDRFHLLKNLTSYITEYLKKRLKPQVLIQAVSQETKEIKTIRQADENRKLTLKEKYEKIKQLLLEGKCKTEICRSLNMDIRAYDKLMAMTAEKREKSFQTKKMIIHEERVKQKMERVNEVRELKGIGLSNREISRRTGLNRKTVSRYLDENFNPVHAAYGKKRNGKLTPYIKAIDEYLEKGIMGSYIEEKIREMGYEGSSSTVRDYITDWKKRRKKYYDKSREDGTKTETIKRENILKLLYQPIEKSKNN
- a CDS encoding transposase: MTWGFKSMLTDKNIDALDKWMEGAKNLNIPEINSFINGIERDMEAVRNAIKYEYSNGLVEGCINKLKVIKRIMYGRCSFETLKTKILRLEKMRLFN
- a CDS encoding bifunctional DNA primase/polymerase, with the protein product MMDAALKYAEANIPVIPLHWICEDGSCSCKTRSDCDSKGKHSLYTGWYNNSTTDVEQIRKWWTNVNVNKNLVLSKVS
- a CDS encoding acetylxylan esterase, yielding MAQLYDMPLEELKKYKPALTKQKDFDEFWEKSLKELAEIPLKYQLIPYDFPARRVKVFRVEYLGFKGANIEGWLAVPEGEGLYPGLVQFHGYNWAMDGCVPDVVNWALNGYAAFLMLVRGQQGRSVDNIVPGSGHALGWMSKGILSPEEYYYRGVYMDAVRAVEILASLPCVDESRIGVTGGSQGGGLALAVAALSGIPKVAAVHYPFLAHFERAIDVAPDGPYLEINEYLRRNSGEEIERQVKKTLSYFDIMNLAPRIKCRTWICTGLVDEITPPSTVFAVYNHLKCPKEISVFRYFGHEHMPGSVEIKLRILMDELNP
- a CDS encoding GtrA family protein, which gives rise to MFKLAIKYALFVAISTIGNLVTQQLCLMFFDYLVFLKSFENVSILGLFNLNLVLMAAICMGTLVGLIIKYILDKKYIFNYKTKSKSEDTGKFIMYSFMGVFTTAIFWSFELIFDSIFNHQYAKYLGALIGLTIGYIIKYNLDKRFVFNMEQPPQDKKVS
- a CDS encoding RNA 2'-phosphotransferase produces the protein MDYSKLSKEVAYALRHAPWEYGLELDAEGWVDINQLLSSLHECEKWKKVSEHDLHVMIEKSDKKRYEISNGKIRALYGHSIPQRIIKEQKCPPEVLYHGTARRFVKSIKEKGLQPQGRQYVHLSADVETALQVGKRRDIKPVLLIVNALEAWSEGIKFYLGNDKVWLADAIPSKYIRFE
- a CDS encoding cache domain-containing protein, which encodes MKKKVMLKQKLLRVSIILIALFTAAIFFVTNMKVTNLVEKSIAAKLDNISSLGLDIIETKYSGDWNVKGGRLYKGENLINNDSLILDAIKEKTGAIATVFLGDEKIATSELDSDGIRPIGGKASSEVVESVLQKGVVYTGTENILGETYAVKYVPLKDRSGEVLGMWFVGMPKSNIGSKDSQILIMRISIVVISVLCGILGCALLMLYVKKFLNDIDTHKVSFLESNSSGNKTQRKVVMLSLFLIGTFFLIWFTVQGFTIGNVVNNLEDSNIKDRLNACSQLGEMLINEMHKGEWTIKFNKLYKGSLLLNDDTSIAEKISSDTGLLSTVFMMDTRIATNISKDDGTKPIGAKAASEIVETVLKQGKEYIGEITVADKKCIEKYVPIKDSTGQTIGMWSIGIERKVTARQIRDLRKAISQISLLAILVSLGAFLFLSVRFVSDIRNYNVCLSTKVSEESSY
- a CDS encoding BlaI/MecI/CopY family transcriptional regulator, which translates into the protein MICFKELFLLNNKAGICYSIWATINIMLRRMIKKGAVRCDDSGRYKLFSPNIDKEESVVCETKNHLSKAALVIAIIFLRFLFRNKISLKLQYALRIPVLLRLLLLFTFGESTLSIMNWIEFQKSNTAMQISQLGEMSEYLHYQLPNKM